A single genomic interval of Zobellia nedashkovskayae harbors:
- a CDS encoding BspA family leucine-rich repeat surface protein: MSHLNIFKNFILAILVFVFAISCSKDNADQNSIVVDEETTTENTITEETEEDENTEEEEEVVEEEEEIIEGPQDDPYDESAFIITWEAAYDQDYIWIRTNPEVNTPYNFTVNWGDGTIDTGLSENTIHEYAKEGVYTVQITGDFPAIYNDSPYANTKLLTVENWGDIKWESMNRAFQNCTNIVFNATDVPDLSRVTDMYAMFASATFFNSELKDWDVSNVTNMGYMFYEANNFNQDISTWDVSNVTSMKSMFLKDKAFNQDISSWDVSQVADMYFMFYGAHIFNSDLSAWNVSNVTDMDSMFFNAEVFNQDISEWDVSKVTNMENMFNDALLFSQNLSGWATENVTECNSFWSDSSLAESQLPTAGTCFGG; encoded by the coding sequence ATGTCCCATCTAAACATTTTCAAAAATTTTATCCTTGCTATTTTAGTTTTTGTTTTTGCTATTTCTTGTAGTAAAGACAATGCAGATCAGAACTCAATCGTAGTGGATGAAGAAACTACTACAGAAAATACTATAACCGAAGAAACTGAAGAAGACGAGAATACAGAGGAAGAAGAGGAGGTTGTAGAAGAGGAGGAAGAGATAATAGAAGGTCCTCAAGACGACCCTTATGATGAAAGTGCTTTTATAATTACATGGGAAGCTGCTTATGATCAAGATTATATCTGGATCAGAACAAATCCGGAGGTAAATACTCCTTATAACTTTACAGTAAACTGGGGTGATGGAACCATAGACACCGGATTAAGTGAGAATACTATTCATGAATATGCTAAAGAGGGCGTATATACCGTTCAAATAACCGGTGATTTTCCAGCTATTTATAACGACTCACCATATGCCAATACTAAATTGTTGACTGTGGAAAATTGGGGGGATATTAAATGGGAGAGTATGAACCGTGCATTTCAAAATTGCACGAATATTGTTTTTAATGCTACCGATGTGCCGGATTTATCTAGAGTAACAGATATGTATGCAATGTTCGCCAGTGCTACGTTTTTTAATAGCGAACTTAAGGATTGGGATGTAAGCAATGTTACGAATATGGGCTACATGTTTTACGAAGCAAATAATTTTAATCAAGACATTTCTACATGGGATGTAAGTAATGTAACCAGTATGAAATCCATGTTCTTAAAGGATAAAGCTTTCAATCAAGATATTTCTTCTTGGGATGTAAGTCAGGTAGCAGATATGTATTTTATGTTCTATGGTGCACATATTTTCAATAGTGATTTAAGTGCGTGGAACGTAAGTAACGTAACGGATATGGACAGTATGTTTTTCAACGCTGAAGTTTTTAATCAAGATATATCTGAATGGGATGTAAGTAAAGTGACTAATATGGAGAATATGTTTAACGACGCTTTATTATTTAGTCAAAACTTATCTGGTTGGGCTA